ATGCTACAATGCATGTACAATGAAAATACTTAgtcatgggaaaaaaaattaaattggattttaaaaatatttttattacatatAAAAATGAGACTcaccataattattatttttttagattcgaggaaaccccacCCCCCGGAGAATGCATTTTGTGGGCCTAGGTAAGTGAGTAAAACCCTGACTGTCCCAAACTCTTACAAGAGatgcacgccctgactcgaactcgagactTGCTGTACAGATCTCAAGCCCTTTGTCATTACGCTACACCCCTTGAGGGTGATTCACCATAAAAATTGTTCATGGGTTTAAGCTTTATACAAGATAGAAAAATACATCCCCAAGAGGTGTGGTGAGGTTTTACTTGCTTACTTGGgcccacaaagtgcgctttccAGGGGGTAGGGTtttctcgaataaaaaaaaaagatagaaaaatacaaaatcctaaaaattcaaccaaaacacttatttaatagttttttttataagaatgtttgaaagtgtgataGCAGTTgtcttttaaagtattttttttttataaatacatcaaaataatatatttttttttatttaaaaaaattatttcttacatcagcatatcaaaatgatctgaaaacaccaaaaaaataattaatttaaagtaaataaaaaataaaaaaaataaatttatttaaaaataattttaaaacagaaaaataaatagattttatatttcatataccGAACCCTTTTTTGACCAGGAAAATCAAAGTTACTGATGTGTGCAAAAATCAAGTTTAGATTTCGAGACCTACAACACAACACCACACACAGGCATGGTTTTTGTGGCTTATTCTAAATTTACCCAAAAGCACGATGCCAAGGCCCATAAACGTGGAAACTGGATCAGcctataaatctaaaaatatcaacgTGGGCTGCTGCTATCTTCTCTTCTGCAACAGACAGCCACCACCCTTTCTCTACGTGTGGCTCTCCCGCTCTGTCTCCTCCACTTCTTTCAAGATTCTGCGTCTTACCCTCCTCCTtccctttcttttaaaataaaactacacTCCCGTTTTCACCCTCCCTGACATTTTATCATATAAGAGTAGAAGATTTTGAGCCTGCCTCTCAACACCTTCATGTATTATAGGTGCCCATTTGAGCTAATTGGTTTTGCTTTTGGATGAATGACCTCTCATCAATGCCTTTACTAggttctttctcttctccccAGCTCTACCTGCATGCCTTTCTTATTAAATCTCCGTCTTTTTTCCTTAGAACTATGGCAAGTTAGCATTTTTTCCGTTTCTAGATAGTTCTACAGTTTTTGCTACAAGATATTCACTCAAAGTTTTGCCACTTCTAACTCTATAACTGTATAATTTACTGTTATAATTCAGGGTTTTGCGGTTAGCAAAGAAGTTTGCTAAATATTGTACGATATTCTCCTGCTTTTTTCTTTCACGTGCTTTTTCATTATTGTCTCTCACCGCTGACTGccatttttttgtattgtaacTGTACAAAAGATTGTTGTTAGCATGCAAGTCTCTACCTTTTATTTAGACTTTCTTGGATATTTGGATCTTCATCGCCTATACGCGGTGGACTTGTAGGAGTACTTTTCTTACCACTGAATTTGTTAATGGTTGGTTTCGGTGGGCAGATATTGCTACTGCTCAGGCTTCCTTGCAAAATCATCTGGGCCTACTAAGGGTTCAAACCAATGCTAATTGCAAAGTTTTTTCAAGTCCATTTGCCTTTGGTGATGATAAGAGGCTGTTATCATTAGGGAAATCCATCAAATTCCGTAGAAAGATAAATGTTTTTGAGAGGAGTAAACTTCAGATAAAAGCTGTTGCTACTGTTGAACCGAAGTCTTTGGTTCGCAAGGGAgatggaaaaaggaaaacaagtcTTGAAAATGAACAACTTGCTGCCAATTCGGATACCTTGCCTGCTCAAGTTGAGTCTTCAGGCGAAGACTCGATGGCATTAGATGACAAAGAAAACTTGAGACGGAAAAGGATTTCTAATGCAAATAAAGGGAACACGCCATGGAACAAAGGCAGGAAACATAGTCCTGGTAAGCAATATCTAAATACGTAGTTCTGCAtttgtcattttgttttcttcatttgttgACTTGTAATCTGGTGATGTTACTTAACGATTTTAATACATGTGCAGAAACCCTTCAGAAGATTAGAGAAAGGACAAGGCTTGCAATGCAGGATCCTAAGGTGATGTCATGtaagaataatttatatattcccTTGGCATGGTGTGATAAGTTTACAATCTACTCTATATTTGGATCCAGTTTTCAGATGAAAAACTTTGATACAAGCTTAAGCAAAGGAATTGATGAAGTTTTCTAGGACATTCAATCCCTTTGTCTCTTGATTATTGCCTTAAAAATGCAGGCCTCTGTAGCTAGCCAGCTGAAACTCTTCCTAAAAACCGTAAACAACCCAAAATAATGCTTATTCTCCCGTATCTGGCTGGTCCTCACCAAGTGTCAAGTAGGTCCTTCTTTGACAGTAAATTGTTCAGTTACACTAGTCTATGATATTGTGGTGGAATTAATTGAGTAGCCAGGAGGATTTACTGCAATGACCAATGATCAACGTTGGCCTTGGCACCTGACTTGTTGGTGTGCACAATGTTAAGAAAAACTGTAGTTAGCAACTGGTTGAATCTTTTGACCTTTAATTGATTTGACATTTGTTTCTCTGTTCTTTTGAGTTCACACTTTGTCTCAATCGCTTTACTTATGGTTCATCCAGGATGAACCTGTCCTTTTCCTGACCATTCATAAGTTTAATGATCTTCTTCATCCCACTCACCTTCATGGACAATTTTACTTTTACATTATTGTTTTAGCTAATGTATTGGATACAACATTAATGTATGCATGATATGGCTTCACAGATTACGCATATGATGACTCTATGAATAGGATTGGCATGTTAAATTGTATAATTCACTCAAAATTTGGTTATGCAGATCAAGATGAAGCTAGCCAACCTTGGACACGCGCAGAGGTGGGTAATTCTCTGTTTGCCTCTTTTactaaaaatttgatttaaactGCCATTTCCGCTGCTAATGCTAATAAAGGTTCCGTCACTTAACTATCTTAATTTACCTTGTAAATTGTTTCTTACTCGGGTAAAAGATTCTGATTGGAAGTTCTAGATGAAAATTGTGCGCACCATTTCTTGTTATCTTACAGCAAAGAGACAAGGGAGAAAATCGGGCGTGGAGTTAGGTTGGGGTGGCAAAAACGCCGGGAGAAGCAGATGGTGCAGGAAAGTTGTTATTTTGAATGGCAGAATTTAATTGCAGAGGCTTCAAGAAGAGGCTATACTGGTGAGGAAGAGCTGCGGTGGGATTCCTACAATATCTTAAGGCAACAGCTTGAGGTTGAATGGGTGGAGAGCGTTCAACAAAGGAAAACATTGCCTAGGCCAAAAGGTAGCAAAAGAGCACCAAAATCCCTTgaacagagaagaaaaatatcaGAAGCCATAGCTGCGAAATGGGCTGATCCTGTGAGTTCTTTCTGGTATTTTTGATGCTATATGTTTCCTCCAATGAATATTGATTCTGAATTCTGATAATGGACCATAAGATTAGTGGTAAATGAAggggtggaaaaaaaaaagaaaaaaaaagagaggcatgaaacaaaaatcaattgtgGAATAAGAATTTATGATGTTGCTTGGCCAAGACATATGTCATGTTGTATGACTTAACTGTCTAGTCCTAAAGTATTCCTTCATCAGAAATATTTGGTATGGAGCTGATATACCtgtgaaaaaaattagttgatcTGAACATATGCATATTCTGATATTTCTTGTCTAAATACTCTTCCATTTTTTGCCATCTGCCTTTCTAGTATTACTCATCATTCAGCCAACTCCATGTTCTTCTGGTGATTGCATACTCATCACTCATGAGTTAAGTTTAATTATGACTCCTGATGATATAAATTTCAACTAATTCAACTCTGCAGCTGTGAACTCACACATATTTTATCCCCTATTACAATCAATCAACTTTCTTTGTTCCCACTAGGAATACCGTGAGAGAGTTTACTCTGGCCTTAGTAAATATCATGGCACGCTAGCTGGAGCTGCAAGAAAGCCAAGGCGGATGCCAAGTGGTAGTTCACAGTCTGCTAGACGGGCCTCCTCAAAGAGAAGAACCAGTGATACAGAAAAGGGGTATACTAGAAGCCCAATCCAGCAGTTGAGGCGAAGAAGTAGGACACCATCATATAAGGATCCTTTGGCAAGTTCGAAGTTGGAGATGATAAAGAACATCAGAGCACAAAGAATTGCCACAGAAACCAAGACAAATGAAGCCATTGAACGAGCAAGGTTGGTTTGCTAATGGTTGACTTTGCAAACCTAGTACATGACTTACTATATGAGCACTAACTGAAGTTGAATTTAGTAACCTGCACTATGAATGCTGTACACATCTCAATCCATCATTTTCAGCACTTGTGTTTGGTGCTATTCCACCTAACTAATTAAGTTCATTTGTTCTCGGTCCCTACCGGGAATTGTTACTGAAAAGGAAAGCGGTAGCAGTAATGAAGCTAGATGAATCCATCTTGTTCTGAGTTTCACAACTCTTTCTTTTGGTTGCAATTTGAACTTTCCACCAACATATTAGACTGCTCGCCTTGTAGAGAAACTATAATCATCTTATATGATATCCTACAGGTCTTTAATTGTGGAAGCTGAGAAGGCTGCTAACGCTCTTGAAGCTGCTGCAATGAAGAGCCCCATTGCCCGAGCCTCCCTAACTGAAGCCAGAAAGCTTATTTCTGAAGCAATTCAATCTATTGAATCCGTGGATACAGGGAATGGTGTATCCAGTGATAGCATATCTAATGTGAATGACAGATACCCATCTCTTGCACTAACTGAACTGGTTAGTGAGGATGAGAAGGAAATAAATGCAGGCAATGGAAGCATGGATCAAGTAGAGTCGAGACAAGTAAATGGGACCATGATCATGGAAACAAGTAAAGATGAAGACCTCAATTTCAGTAATTTAGGCTTCCATGATTTACTGAATGGTCAGGGGGGACTTCTCCCTTCAAGCTCCAGTGCATATAGTTTGCCTTCCTCAACCATAGACCATTCGAGTTCAGGAAAGCAACCTGACCAAGTGGAACCAAACGGGAGTCTCACGTCTGAAAAGATTAATCTACCAAATGGATCTAGAGTTCAGTATGTGGAAGAGGAGACACCTTCCAAATCTGTCGCTACTAAGAAATGGGTTCATGGAAGGCTTGTTGAAGGGACGGAAGGAGGATGAGACAGTCCATAGAATTTCTCAAATATGATACATTTATGTCCCTTCTCATCTTCCCCTGTTCTTCAGCTCCTTAATCGTCGGGAGAGGTCAACAATCCTGCTCAACACAAATTGGCTTCCGCAGTTTAACCGAGGGTGATGCGTTAATGACTCTATCATCCGTCATATTTTGTTTATAGCTAGCATGTAATATTTAGAGATGCAAACGATTTTTGATTCACACCGCGCACTTGAAACATTCCTAGTCTCTCTGTAACTGTTCCATGTGAGATTCAAGGTTAGATCTtgtactaatattaatatatatgcaGAGGCAGACCAAATTGTATCCAATTGTTCTTTATGCCTCTCAGCTATAATGCGCCTGCCATATGTTTATTTCTCTTGAATTATCTGAGCTAATAAAGTTAGAAAGAAGCTGAAAATATGTACCACGAACGCGTATCATGAACTTCAAATGTGATTCCTTACAAGCTCCAACAATGTTCCCTTCACATGTACATGCGACAATAAGGGAGAGATCGACGGAAGGCGTGGGAACAAAGGTAGCTAGCCTAGCGTTTAGGGCTGTTGGTAGGAGAGGAAGTTTTATCAGAGCGGCGGAGTTGGGAGTTCACAATTTTCTCCACCTTTTCCCTTCCTCCTCCCCTCTATTTATCTCCTCCGCTTCTTCCCTCTGTAAAATCAATCAAGATTTGTTTCGATTAGCTGTTTCTTGGTTAGTTAAAGAACAAGAGATATGAATATATAGCCCAAGTAAATCATTGATGCTTACGTTGATGGTTTCAATGACAGCAGCTCCGTTGGGTGCCATTGCTGTCATTAACCTCAGACTCCTTATCATGAGCAGCTCATCATGCTCCTTGCTGCAAACTCCAAAACCAATCTTTTGAGTCACCGGCCACCAACCGGTCATTTCAAACGTGATCTTGGATTCCTAATACAGAGGGTCCTTATTGTTAAACATCAAAATTTAGATCCAAGGcgtaattatatagaaaaatgataaaagggAGGGCTCGTGCTCCTGCTGTATCTGTAATTGTTACCAGATGTCCACTGTAAGACATGCTGTTTTGGCATGtgtctttcttcctttcctTATGTGACGTTTATTACATTAATACAACCTTAAAATAATTTCTGTTTGAACACTCTCTATCAACTGAGTACACTAAAAAAAGGC
This region of Populus alba chromosome 3, ASM523922v2, whole genome shotgun sequence genomic DNA includes:
- the LOC118038066 gene encoding uncharacterized protein, producing MNDLSSMPLLDIATAQASLQNHLGLLRVQTNANCKVFSSPFAFGDDKRLLSLGKSIKFRRKINVFERSKLQIKAVATVEPKSLVRKGDGKRKTSLENEQLAANSDTLPAQVESSGEDSMALDDKENLRRKRISNANKGNTPWNKGRKHSPETLQKIRERTRLAMQDPKIKMKLANLGHAQSKETREKIGRGVRLGWQKRREKQMVQESCYFEWQNLIAEASRRGYTGEEELRWDSYNILRQQLEVEWVESVQQRKTLPRPKGSKRAPKSLEQRRKISEAIAAKWADPEYRERVYSGLSKYHGTLAGAARKPRRMPSGSSQSARRASSKRRTSDTEKGYTRSPIQQLRRRSRTPSYKDPLASSKLEMIKNIRAQRIATETKTNEAIERARSLIVEAEKAANALEAAAMKSPIARASLTEARKLISEAIQSIESVDTGNGVSSDSISNVNDRYPSLALTELVSEDEKEINAGNGSMDQVESRQVNGTMIMETSKDEDLNFSNLGFHDLLNGQGGLLPSSSSAYSLPSSTIDHSSSGKQPDQVEPNGSLTSEKINLPNGSRVQYVEEETPSKSVATKKWVHGRLVEGTEGG